A section of the Zygosaccharomyces rouxii strain CBS732 chromosome B complete sequence genome encodes:
- the DNM1 gene encoding dynamin-related GTPase DNM1 (highly similar to uniprot|P54861 Saccharomyces cerevisiae YLL001W DNM1 Dynamin-related GTPase required for mitochondrial fission and the maintenance of mitochondrial morphology assembles on the cytoplasmic face of mitochondrial tubules at sites at which division will occur also participates in endocytosis), producing the protein MASLEDLIPTVNKLQDVMYDAGIDTLDLPILAVVGSQSSGKSSILETLVGKDFLPRGTGIVTRRPLVLQLNNISPDSPLIHEYQGSQTAEDVQENGEHEMTLEDHLRKNNKNYQPPTHEEWGEFLHLPGRRFYDFKQIRQEIANETARIAGKDKGISKVPINLKIFSPRVLNLTLVDLPGITKVPIGEQPHDIEKQIKNLLLEYIATPSCIILAVSPANVDLVNSESLKLAREVDPHGKRTIGVITKLDLMDSGTNALDILSGKLYPLRLGFVGVVNRSQQDIQLNKTVEEALDNEQEYFNRHPVYRTISSRCGTRYLAKLLNQILMSHIRDKLPDIKARLNTLIGQSEQELASLGDTGDITSENRAGLVLQLMNKFATNFISSIDGTSSAISTKELCGGARIYYIYNNIFGNSLRSISPTANLTIMDIRTAIRNSTGPRPSLFVPELAFDLLVKPQIKLLLDPSQRCVELVYEELMKICHNCGTNELARYPKLHSMLIEVVSELLRERLGPTRSYVESLIDIHRSYINTNHPNFLSATEAMADIVETRKRNGELLAKQKLQQKKEFLQREIRKERDAEGIHESNPESPRVESDSTAESESDEDGDNADMKQSKDSFLKYFFGKEQSSQDHQHHGGTHGHSRQQYSAQNDMNGQTLIDMKNLQINGSGAEQDSSDDSEENKEPQLTEREELECELIRRLIVSYFDIIRQMIEDQIPKAVMCLLVNFSKETVQNRLVTKLYKESMFEELLMEDQTLAQERDKCIQVLATYKKASNIISGTL; encoded by the coding sequence ATGGCCAGTCTAGAAGATTTGATCCCCACAGTCAACAAACTTCAGGATGTTATGTACGATGCTGGGATTGATACATTAGATCTCCCTATCCTAGCCGTCGTAGGTTCTCAATCATCCggtaaatcatcaattctaGAGACACTTGTCGGTAAAGATTTTTTACCAAGAGGTACGGGTATTGTTACTAGAAGACCATTGGTTTTGCAATTGAATAACATTTCTCCAGATTCACCATTGATCCATGAATATCAGGGAAGTCAGACCGCAGAGGATGTACAAGAGAATGGTGAACATGAAATGACTTTAGAAGATCATCTGAGAAAGAATAACAAGAATTACCAACCGCCCACGCATGAAGAATGGGGGGAATTCTTACATTTACCAGGTCGTCGTTTTTACGATTTCAAACAAATTAGACAAGAGATTGCTAATGAAACTGCAAGAATTGCCGGTAAAGATAAAGGTATCAGTAAAGTGCCTataaatttaaagattttttcaccCCGTGTATTAAATTTGACTTTAGTGGATTTACCAGGTATCACTAAGGTCCCGATTGGTGAACAACCTcatgatattgaaaagcagattaaaaatttacttTTGGAATATATTGCTACTCCTAGTTGTATCATTTTAGCGGTATCGCCTGCAAATGTCGATTTGGTAAACTCTGAGTCTTTGAAATTAGCTAGAGAAGTTGATCCTCATGGTAAGAGGACCATAGGTGTTATTACTAAACTAGATTTAATGGATTCTGGAACCAATGCTCTTGACATTTTATCAGGTAAGTTATATCCTTTAAGACTAGGGTTTGTCGGTGTGGTTAACCGTTCTCAACAAgatattcaattgaataaGACTGTAGAGGAAGCCCTAGATaatgaacaagaatatTTTAATAGACATCCCGTTTACAGAACTATTTCTAGCAGATGTGGTACTCGGTATTTGGCTAAACTGTtaaaccaaattttgatgtCTCACATTAGAGATAAATTACCAGATATTAAGGCAAGATTGAACACTCTGATTGGCCAATCAGAGCAGGAATTGGCTTCTCTAGGTGATACTGGGGATATCACTAGTGAAAATAGGGCAGGTCTTGTTTTACAATTAATGAACAAATTTGCTACAAATTTTATCTCTTCTATTGATGGTACTTCATCTGCTATTAGTACGAAGGAGCTATGTGGTGGTGCACGTATCTATTACATTTACAACAACATTTTTGGCAATTCGCTTAGATCTATTAGCCCTACTGCCAATTTGACTATCATGGATATTAGAACCGCCATTAGGAATTCTACGGGGCCAAGACCATCTCTTTTTGTCCCTGAACTTGCatttgatcttttggtCAAACCACAGAttaaattattattagaTCCATCTCAACGTTGTGTGGAACTCGTGTATGAggaattgatgaagatctGTCATAATTGTGGTACCAATGAGTTAGCCAGATACCCAAAATTGCATAGCATGTTAATCGAAGTAGTTAGCGAACTATTGAGAGAACGCTTGGGCCCCACAAGGTCTTATGTGGAAAGCCTCATTGATATTCATAGATCCTACATCAATACCAATCATCCTAATTTCCTCAGTGCTACAGAGGCAATGGCTGATATTGTAGAAACACGCAAGAGAAACGGTGAGCTTCTTGCTAAACAAAAACTCCAACAAAAGAAGGAGTTTTTACAAAGAGAGATtcgaaaagaaagagatgCAGAAGGGATACACGAATCAAATCCCGAATCACCTCGAGTTGAATCTGATTCTACTGCAGAGAGTGAATCGGATGAGGATGGTGATAACGCAGACATGAAACAATCAAAGgattcatttttgaaatattttttcGGTAAGGAACAATCATCTCAAGATCATCAACATCACGGAGGTACCCATGGCCATAGTAGACAGCAGTACTCCGCTCAAAATGATATGAACGGCCAAACATTAATTGATATGAAAAACCTCCAAATCAATGGAAGCGGTGCTGAACAAGATAGTTCGGATGATAGTGAAGAAAACAAAGAGCCGCAATTAACAGAAAGGGAAGAACTTGAATGTGAGCTAATTAGGAGGTTGATTGTATCCTATTTCGATATTATCCGCCAAATGATCGAGGATCAGATTCCAAAGGCTGTCATGTGCTTGCttgtcaatttttccaaagaaactgttcaaaataGGCTGGTTACCAAGTTGTACAAAGAATCCATGTTTGAAGAACTATTAATGGAGGACCAGACTTTGGCACAGGAAAGAGATAAATGCATTCAAGTATTGGCCACTTATAAGAAGGCATCGAATATTATTAGTGGTACCTTGTAA
- the RTT109 gene encoding H3 histone acetyltransferase RTT109 (similar to uniprot|Q07794 Saccharomyces cerevisiae YLL002W RTT109 Regulator of Ty1 Transposition Regulation of mitochondrial network Killed in Mutagen sensitive to diepoxybutane and/or mitomycin C diepoxybutane and mitomycin C resistance) — translation MNHNQSQVLARLLESCLPKDEEFQVLQLQSLPTQTHSIVTPVPKSESTPLTVKVQHFFSLFHQEKVIFALEIYVFLTLHNKDAPAERLIFVSKADTNGYCNTKISFKSLTKNLIKYILSIDPNYYLQKVKPRERKYDQEADLLTQRTEVIKSLRILSKRHLSSLDPPSIPNDFYLNLRFPPNYITKISLFTRPEPQYLFAESSRNKQKHCLDGSQLLQWWLSILDDILCQDFQVTAQARLQIPGEDSAQVNRHLKTVRFAGWQVGDIFGRHVGELAAFTVPLFPDDPKTRFLRQLVEEGRIHTTNLATFWTELAQRQEFRLSVIASVIGVQGTLLQASSHWPTSPLYQNQEEIYVADSKKQFAYIKSYITGEEYDTEEGALEAFANIRDFFKIRLNRPVFSILGAKEPNSTSTDPSQTQTSNLKRVNVITTLQTRKKPKK, via the coding sequence ATGAATCATAACCAATCTCAAGTTTTAGCTCGATTGTTAGAATCTTGTTTACCAAAAGATGAGGAATTCCAAGTACTTCAATTGCAAAGTTTACCTACCCAGACACATTCAATAGTGACACCCGTTCCAAAATCAGAAAGTACACCTTTAACAGTAAAAGTTCAACACTTTTTCTCCCTATTCCACCAAGAGAAAGTCATTTTTGCACTAGAAATCTATGTGTTTCTTACATTGCATAACAAAGACGCTCCCGCTGAGAGGTTGATATTTGTATCTAAGGCAGATACCAATGGGTACTGTAATACTAAAATCAGTTTTAAGAGTTTAACCAAGAACTTGATCAAATACATTTTAAGCATTGATCCGAATTATTACTTACAAAAGGTGAAGCCTCGAGAAAGGAAGTATGACCAAGAAGCGGATCTTCTTACTCAACGTACAGAAGTCATTAAATCGTTACGTATTCTATCGAAAAGACATCTCTCATCCTTAGATCCACCAAGTATACCAAACGATTTTTATCTGAATTTAAGGTTTCCTCCAAATTACATTACGAAGATAAGTCTTTTCACTAGACCTGAACCTCAATACTTATTTGCAGAATCGTCACGGAATAAACAAAAGCACTGCTTGGATGGGTCTCAATTGCTTCAATGGTGGCTTTCCATTTTAGATGATATTCTTTGCCAAGATTTCCAGGTAACTGCTCAGGCCAGATTGCAAATCCCCGGAGAAGATTCAGCACAAGTGAACCGTCACTTGAAGACCGTTCGGTTCGCCGGTTGGCAAGTTGGTGATATATTTGGTCGTCATGTGGGAGAATTGGCGGCTTTTACGGTACCATTGTTTCCAGATGATCCTAAGACTCGATTCTTACGTCAATTGGTTGAAGAGGGTAGAATCCACACTACCAACCTTGCGACTTTCTGGACAGAATTGGCACAAAGACAAGAATTCCGCCTCAGTGTTATTGCCTCAGTCATAGGTGTTCAAGGTACGCTATTACAAGCATCTTCACATTGGCCTACTTCACCCTTGtatcaaaatcaagaagaGATCTACGTTGCAGATTCCAAGAAACAGTTTGCTTATATCAAAAGTTACATTACAGGAGAGGAGTACGATACGGAAGAAGGTGCTCTCGAGGCTTTTGCTAACATCagagatttcttcaaaataaGATTGAACCGTCCAGTATTTTCAATCCTGGGCGCTAAGGAGCCGAATTCAACAAGCACGGATCCATCACAGACACAGACGTCAAACCTCAAAAGAGTCAACGTAATTACAACTTTAcaaacaagaaagaaacCCAAGAAATAA
- the PRE3 gene encoding proteasome core particle subunit beta 1 (highly similar to uniprot|P38624 YJL001W Saccharomyces cerevisiae PRE3 20S proteasome beta-type subunit): MNGIQVDVNHLKKGEVSLGTSIMAVSFKDGVILGADSRTTMGPYVANRVTDKLTRVHDKVWCCRSGSAADTQAVADIVQYYLDLYTAQYGEPSTRTAAAIFQQLCYENKDALTAGIIVAGYDEKNQGEVYSIPIGGSLHKQKYAIAGSGSTFIYGYCDKNYKDGMTKDETVDFIKHSLSQAIKWDGSSGGVIRMVVLTKNGVERLIVYPEEFENL, encoded by the exons ATGAATGGGATTCAAGTCGATGTGAATCACCTTAAAAAGGGTGAAGTCAGTCTGGGGACGTCAAT TATGGCAGTTTCTTTCAAGGATGGAGTAATATTAGGTGCTGATTCACGTACTACTATGGGACCATATGTTGCCAACCGTGTTACGGATAAATTGACTCGTGTTCACGATAAAGTCTGGTGCTGCAGGTCCGGTTCTGCAGCAGATACACAAGCGGTAGCTGACATCGTACAGTACTATTTGGATCTATATACTGCACAATATGGTGAACCTTCCACGCGCACTGCGGCTgccatttttcaacaacTATGTTATGAGAACAAGGATGCTCTAACCGCAGGTATTATCGTGGCGGGTTATGACGAAAAGAATCAGGGAGAAGTTTATAGTATACCAATCGGTGGTTCTCTTCATAAGCAGAAGTATGCCATTGCAGGTTCAGGTTCCACTTTCATATATGGGTACTGTGATAAGAACTACAAAGATGGTATGACTAAGGACGAAACTGTagatttcatcaaacaTTCGCTCTCTCAGGCCATCAAATGGGATGGTTCTTCTGGCGGTGTAATCAGAATGGTTGTTTTGACGAAGAATGGCGTTGAACGTTTGATAGTCTACCCAGAGGAATTTGAGAATTTGTAG
- the SFI1 gene encoding Sfi1p (similar to uniprot|Q12369 Saccharomyces cerevisiae YLL003W SFI1) — MSFDESTDSILRGADFAQESAGSVSTEALINEDYIGTSTGSLVNKDVRELLDQVFVQVPGRREEDDGVDNDSDNGNDYEDSEDVDRNQPPTSFLLPGSDMYRPLETNGDRPSDLSRKPLTTIAEDMNDAYDQVQNSRKRMGQPQGNPIFSLLFNRIQVFLLRNGMSLEFLKIFKKYIGHMIENGLDPLEDQYFLSLQNELSESFEFTPMMEDILNKFLLRPENLIMKLSLFEHNSAHDLLRRYMKTWKLHGELKRSLAKLAGLWHEYVQRKFLIKWNQKYEEFALHWVHQSQEFNKFTLVSFGFDKWLDKIDSNDARRGLADHYFLNHVFQRIKKRRNALDSRKHRSRDFHDANVMKWTLSKWRLNYRETQFEGTSPSLQRGILERLKQRLQFYQSMNDRADIFKHNWQISPFLKKWHERTKSLDSQSAHLMELEQKFIKGKTIRIFKDQLGRRRQEYAVSEHLDTLFVRFVLQELWFKRFQERLHLYSLWSIQNERIEGKFFAQWKKRLFTDLKAVELARTHALKWHLGKWRSELKCKLFIAKRSQRQQEAAFNKFSERAALEKRARKFQTAFLLKPIFSQWASRRNEDIRLRTIADMSHEQVLKIHFMIYWHHKLIFLRELNQRAEILQRLRAVMMVKKGIAHFQEVKKLGDSFAKLMISKVFLSKHFNIWRGHLALKNQQRLQDLLQSYEQEQQFQLKSNFFSLWNRKSHFYQDVCISRADEIRQRSLQRVTLKAVRQKLQNYAAQVEVSDNFRNNSVTLSTFYIWIVHLNRLTEMNTRLEVEINRKNLALLLNYLNNWSMRILKSRRNYEAVQVFRNRWDRATVRGLLLVWRTRVEHSPGRQEIVQQDFEVKTPIKKLSPKGSNTIPGSEGVKMHRIEAMKSHYSRVRRAIPSPVKSSLSLNSTAKKKIENEEDNVFFSSKQKQQQQNQRLPPPPRLSLERINKNLASKIDRINFERIPEVRLEPFINSDSQFNPIIDRSLLKVEEDEAEFDESPTRRS; from the coding sequence CATGTATCGGCCCCTCGAAACTAATGGTGACAGACCTTCAGACTTGAGTCGTAAACCCTTGACAACGATAGCAGAGGATATGAATGATGCCTATGATCAGGTACAAAATTCGAGGAAAAGAATGGGGCAACCTCAGGGAAATCCTATCTTTTCATTGCTTTTTAATAGGATCCAAGTCTTCTTGTTGCGCAATGGGATGTCATTGGAGTTTCtcaaaatatttaaaaAATACATCGGCCATATGATAGAAAATGGCTTGGATCCTCTAGAAGATCAGTATTTTTTGTCGTTACAGAATGAACTCAGtgaaagttttgaattTACCCCAATGATGGAGGATATTTTAAACAAATTTCTGTTGAGACCTGAGAATCTTATCATGAAATTGAGCCTCTTTGAACATAACAGTGCTCATGATCTTTTAAGACGATATATGAAAACTTGGAAATTACATGGAGAACTAAAGAGAAGTTTAGCAAAATTGGCAGGGCTTTGGCATGAATATgtacaaagaaaatttttaatAAAATGGAACCAGAaatatgaagaatttgcatTACATTGGGTTCACCAGTCCCAGGAATTTAACAAATTTACACTGGTTTCGTTTGGATTTGATAAGTGGCTTGACAAGATAGATTCTAATGATGCAAGAAGGGGTTTAGCTGATCACTACTTCTTAAATCACGTTTTCCAAAGGATTAAAAAGAGGAGAAATGCACTGGATTCAAGAAAGCATAGATCTCGAGATTTCCATGATGCTAATGTTATGAAGTGGACTTTGTCGAAATGGAGACTTAACTATCGCGAAACTCAATTTGAAGGGACTAGTCCCAGTTTACAAAGGGGAATATTGGAGAGACTTAAGCAGAGattacaattttatcaatcaATGAACGATCGTGCTGATATCTTCAAACACAATTGGCAAATTTCACCTTTCCTTAAGAAATGGCATGAAAGGACAAAATCATTAGATAGTCAATCAGCTCATTTGATGGAGTTAGAAcagaaattcatcaaggGGAAAACAATAAGAATCTttaaagatcaattggGAAGAAGGCGACAAGAGTACGCTGTCTCGGAACATCTCGATACATTGTTCGTAAGATTTGTATTACAGGAATTATGGTTTAAAAGGTTTCAAGAGCGACTTCACCTTTATTCTCTGTGGAGTATTCAAAATGAACGAATAGAGGGTAAATTTTTTGCTCAGTGGAAGAAAAGACTTTTTACTGATTTAAAAGCCGTTGAACTTGCGAGAACACATGCCCTCAAGTGGCACTTAGGCAAATGGAGATCTGAATTGAAGTGCAAATTATTTATAGCGAAAAGATCTCAAAGACAACAAGAAGCCgctttcaacaaattttcAGAAAGGGCTgctttggaaaaaagagCACGTAAATTCCAGACCGCTTTCTTGTTGAAGCCAATTTTTTCGCAATGGGCCAGCCGCCGAAATGAAGATATACGGCTTCGAACCATAGCTGATATGAGTCACGAACAAGTGCTGAAAATTCACTTCATGATTTATTGGCACCATAAGCTAATTTTCCTTAGAGAACTAAATCAAAGAGCTGAAATATTGCAGAGACTGCGGGCAGTCATGATGGTTAAAAAAGGTATCGCCCACTTCcaagaagtgaaaaaattgggaGATTCATTTGCTAAGTTAATGATCTCAAAGGTCTTCTTATCCAAACATTTTAACATATGGAGAGGACATTTGGCACTTAAGAATCAGCAGAGGCTGCAAGATTTGTTGCAGAGTTATGAACAAGAGCagcaatttcaattgaaatcaaacTTTTTCAGTTTATGGAATCGAAAGAGTCACTTTTACCAAGATGTTTGTATTTCGAGAGCAGATGAAATACGTCAAAGGTCCTTGCAAAGAGTGACTCTCAAAGCGGTTAGACAAAAATTACAGAATTATGCTGCTCAAGTCGAAGTTTCAGACAATTTCCGGAATAATTCCGTTACTTTATCTACTTTCTACATTTGGATTGTCCATTTGAATCGATTGACAGAAATGAATACTCGACTTGAGGTGGAAATTAACCGAAAGAATTTGGCACTTTTACTCAACTATTTGAATAATTGGAGTATGAGAATTTTAAAGAGTAGAAGGAACTATGAAGCTGTTCAAGTCTTTCGGAACCGTTGGGACCGTGCCACTGTGAGGGGTTTACTATTAGTTTGGAGAACTCGTGTAGAACATTCTCCAGGGAGACAGGAAATTGTGCAACAAGATTTCGAAGTAAAAACCCCCATAAAAAAGTTATCACCTAAAGGTAGTAACACAATTCCAGGTTCGGAGGGAGTGAAAATGCACCGTATTGAAGCCATGAAGTCGCACTATAGTAGAGTAAGAAGGGCAATACCGAGCCCTGTGAAATCTTCGCTATCACTGAATTCTACcgccaagaaaaaaattgaaaatgaagaggACAATGTCTTTTTTAGCTCTAAACagaagcagcagcagcaaaatcaaagattgcCACCGCCTCCAAGGCTATCACTAGAAAGAATCAATAAGAATTTAGCCTCCAAAATTGATAGAATTAATTTCGAGAGAATCCCAGAAGTAAGGCTGGAACCTTTTATTAATTCAGATTCTCAATTTAACCCAATTATCGATAGATCTTTACTCAAAGTCGAAGAGGATGAAGCCGAATTCGATGAATCGCCAACTAGAAGGTCATAG